TCGATCGCCAGAGTTGGAAAAGGTGCTCTCTACAGGAACACTTTCACCATCGTGAAAACAAGAATAGGAACGTTGAGGGTTTTCATGGATGCCATCTTAGGGGAAGACGCTGTGGGTGAGTTGTATACGAAGGTAAAGGCCATCAGGAACGACGATGTGGAAGTGAGAGAAATCCTCAGACTGAACGGAGCAAATGCGAGGGGCCTTGCCAAGACAAACGTTGTTGCACTTGAGAGGGCAAGGGTATCTGTGATAAACGAGGTCTATGGAAATGCTCCACACACAAGAGGGCATGTAGAGTGCCTTGAGATCGCAAAGGGAGATGGAATAGACGTGAGAGCGCTGCCGGTCCTCGTAGTCAAAGACGACACCTCCGAACTCACACACGAAGCATCTATAGGAAGGGTGAACACCAGGCAACTTGAAACACTCATGGCAAAAGGTTTGACAGAAGAAGAGGCAACTGAGATGATCATAAAGGGTATTTTGACATGAGGAAAGTTTTGTTGTAAAATCCATAAACGGATGGGTGCGTAGCTCAGTGGGAGAGCGCTTCCCTCACGAGGAAGAGGTCGCAGGTTCGAGTCCTGCCGCACCCACCAAAGAGGCTCCCCCTGTGGGAGCCGTTAGTTTTTTTAAGGGAGGGATCGAATTGAACAGACTGGATTTTTCCATAAAACTCTTGAGAAGAGTGGGATACTACCTTATGCTCCACTGGGGAAAGATCGATGAGGTAGAAGAAAAAACTGGTTTCAAGGACATCGTAACGAATATCGACAGGAAAGCTCAAGAGGTGATAGTGAAGGAGATAAGAGAGCACTTTCCCCACGACAACGTACTGGCGGAAGAAGGAATATTCGAAAAGGGAGACAGACTCTGGATAATAGATCCCATAGACGGAACGATCAACTTCGTTCATGGACTTCCCAATTTTTCCATTTCTATCGCCTACGTTGAAAAAGGTGACGTGAAAATGGGAGTCGTGCACGCCCCTGCTCTTCACGAAACATTTTACGCCGAAGACAGTGGCGGTGCCTACTTGAACGGTGAGAAAATAAAAGTTTCGAAGAATCCATCTCTCGAAAAATGTGTGGGATCTACCGGAAGCTACGTTGATTTCACCGGAAAGTTCATCGAGAAGATGGAAAAAAGAACAAGGAGAGTGAGAATCCTGGGAAGTGCCGCTCTGAGCGCAGCCTATGTTGGGGCGGGAAAGATAGACTTCCTTGTCACCTGGAGAATAAATCCATGGGACATAGCAGCCGGTTTCATCATTGTGAAGGAAGCAGGCGGGAGGATAACAGATTTTTCTGGAAAAGAAGCGAGTATCTTCTCGAAGAATTTTGTCTTTTCAAATGGGCTGGTTCATGAAGAGGTGTTGAAGGTTGTCAATGAGGTAGTAGAAGAGGTCAAATCAGGGAGGAAGTAATGTAATTTGGTTCAGACCGAATGCAACGCCCCGAACGGTTTGATCTACTGGAAGGGGGAATACCACATGTTTTACCAGTACAATCTTGGAAAACCCAGGTGGGTGAGTATTTACCGGGGACATGCTGTGAGCGATGATCTGGTTCTTTGGAGGCATCTTCCAGTTGCACTCTATCCAGAGAAAGCAGCACATAGAGTGTTTTCCGGCAGTGCTGTTGAATAATCCGGGAAAATGTTCCTTGTGTATACTTAATTTTCGTGAAGGAGCTGTCAACAGTGTATAGCGGAAAACGATGATGAGAT
The sequence above is a segment of the Thermotoga sp. genome. Coding sequences within it:
- a CDS encoding SufD family Fe-S cluster assembly protein, producing SIARVGKGALYRNTFTIVKTRIGTLRVFMDAILGEDAVGELYTKVKAIRNDDVEVREILRLNGANARGLAKTNVVALERARVSVINEVYGNAPHTRGHVECLEIAKGDGIDVRALPVLVVKDDTSELTHEASIGRVNTRQLETLMAKGLTEEEATEMIIKGILT
- a CDS encoding inositol monophosphatase — protein: MNRLDFSIKLLRRVGYYLMLHWGKIDEVEEKTGFKDIVTNIDRKAQEVIVKEIREHFPHDNVLAEEGIFEKGDRLWIIDPIDGTINFVHGLPNFSISIAYVEKGDVKMGVVHAPALHETFYAEDSGGAYLNGEKIKVSKNPSLEKCVGSTGSYVDFTGKFIEKMEKRTRRVRILGSAALSAAYVGAGKIDFLVTWRINPWDIAAGFIIVKEAGGRITDFSGKEASIFSKNFVFSNGLVHEEVLKVVNEVVEEVKSGRK